A window of Formosa sp. Hel1_31_208 contains these coding sequences:
- a CDS encoding patatin-like phospholipase family protein: protein MKRLVLIILVFVSVLSIKAQTIDHTLEPKVGLVLSGGGAKGFAHIGVLKVIDSLGIRIDHIAGTSMGAIVGSLYASGYSGKQLDSIFKSLDFEKVINDNLPRSSKTFYERDNTEKYAIALPFNKFKLKLPSALSRGQNVFHLLSKLTLHVSDVIDFKDLPIPFFCVATNIETGQAVVLDSGNLPLSITASGAFPSLFQPVNINNQLLIDGGVVNNYPIDELRAKGMDIIIGVDVQDDLATREDMTSAPDVLLQINNFRTINDMKVKSKKTDIYIKPDITDFTVVSFSEGRKIIENGQRAAREKLKQLEQLPKYKNHKTALEFKLSDNDSIVINTIGINGNERYTRSYILGKLKLKGNEKVSFKDFERGVNNLIATNNFDWFRYNFNKSVDKEGYDFVTKIKENETTTFLKLGLHYDDLYKSAALVNLTQKRLLFDNDVASIDLIFGDNVRYNFEYFIDKGFYWSIGLKSRYNQFDRNINAELLLEETQIASTGINKLDVQLRDQTNQFYLQTLFRKDFSLSIGTEHKRLNIKSETITINDETDEFVFENTDYFSVFGTLTLDMYDDKHYPSRGVYFNGDFHTYLFASNFNSGFDRFSIAKAAIGYAFSISDKMSFNLQTSGGFKIGDTSTNTLDFALGGYGNSFINNFIPFLGYDFITLTGDSFVKAYASADYEIFNKHHITLEANWANVDNEIFETGEWFTLPDYRGYGFGYGIETFLGPLQAKFSYSPELRKSIWYFNIGFWF, encoded by the coding sequence TTGTCCATAAAAGCACAAACGATTGATCACACTCTTGAACCAAAAGTAGGTTTAGTATTGAGTGGTGGAGGGGCTAAGGGATTTGCACATATTGGCGTACTTAAAGTGATTGATAGTTTAGGTATTAGAATAGATCACATTGCGGGAACAAGTATGGGAGCTATAGTGGGTTCTTTATATGCCTCAGGATACTCCGGAAAACAATTAGATTCTATTTTTAAAAGTCTAGATTTTGAAAAAGTTATCAATGATAATTTACCGCGTTCTTCAAAAACATTCTATGAGCGCGACAATACAGAAAAATACGCTATAGCTCTACCGTTTAATAAGTTTAAACTTAAATTACCTTCAGCCTTGTCAAGAGGTCAAAACGTATTTCATCTATTATCTAAATTAACGCTTCATGTGAGTGATGTGATTGATTTTAAAGATTTGCCTATTCCGTTTTTTTGTGTTGCAACGAATATTGAAACAGGTCAGGCTGTCGTTTTAGATTCTGGAAATTTGCCTTTAAGTATTACGGCGAGCGGCGCATTTCCGTCATTATTTCAACCGGTGAATATTAATAATCAATTGTTGATTGATGGAGGGGTCGTTAATAATTACCCCATTGATGAATTGAGAGCAAAAGGTATGGATATTATTATAGGTGTTGATGTGCAAGATGATTTAGCCACCCGTGAAGACATGACTTCCGCTCCAGATGTTTTGCTTCAAATCAATAATTTTAGAACCATAAATGATATGAAGGTAAAGTCTAAAAAGACTGATATTTATATCAAACCAGATATCACAGATTTTACAGTAGTATCGTTTAGCGAAGGACGTAAAATTATTGAGAATGGACAACGAGCTGCCAGAGAGAAATTAAAGCAGTTGGAGCAGTTGCCCAAGTATAAAAATCATAAAACAGCACTTGAATTTAAACTTAGTGATAACGACAGTATTGTTATTAATACTATTGGTATTAATGGAAATGAGCGCTATACAAGATCATATATTTTGGGAAAACTTAAGCTTAAAGGAAACGAGAAAGTCAGTTTTAAAGATTTTGAAAGAGGGGTTAATAATTTGATTGCCACCAATAATTTTGATTGGTTCCGCTATAATTTTAATAAATCAGTTGATAAAGAAGGGTATGATTTTGTAACTAAAATAAAGGAAAACGAAACCACAACATTTCTTAAATTAGGCTTACATTATGATGATTTATACAAAAGTGCAGCACTAGTCAATCTGACTCAGAAACGCCTATTATTTGATAATGATGTGGCCTCTATAGATTTAATTTTTGGCGATAATGTTCGTTATAATTTTGAATACTTCATTGACAAAGGCTTTTATTGGAGTATTGGTTTAAAATCACGATACAATCAGTTTGATAGAAATATTAATGCCGAATTGTTACTGGAAGAAACCCAAATAGCGTCCACTGGAATTAATAAACTGGATGTCCAATTACGAGATCAAACCAATCAATTCTATTTGCAGACCTTATTTAGAAAAGACTTCTCTCTAAGTATTGGCACAGAGCATAAACGATTAAATATCAAGTCGGAAACCATAACCATTAATGATGAAACCGATGAATTTGTTTTTGAAAACACCGATTATTTTAGTGTCTTCGGAACATTAACGTTAGACATGTATGATGATAAACACTATCCGTCTAGAGGTGTTTATTTTAATGGAGATTTCCATACGTATTTGTTTGCTTCAAATTTTAATTCAGGTTTTGACCGATTTTCTATTGCCAAAGCTGCAATAGGTTATGCTTTTAGTATTTCAGATAAAATGAGTTTTAACCTTCAAACTAGTGGTGGGTTTAAAATTGGAGATACCTCTACCAATACACTTGATTTTGCATTAGGTGGCTATGGAAATAGTTTTATCAATAATTTTATACCATTTTTAGGATATGATTTTATTACACTTACGGGAGACAGTTTTGTGAAAGCTTATGCTAGTGCAGATTATGAGATTTTCAATAAACATCACATCACCTTAGAAGCCAATTGGGCCAATGTGGATAATGAGATTTTTGAAACAGGAGAGTGGTTTACACTTCCAGATTATCGAGGGTATGGTTTTGGTTATGGGATTGAAACCTTTTTAGGACCTTTGCAAGCCAAGTTCAGTTACTCCCCTGAGTTGCGAAAGAGCATCTGGTATTTTAATATTGGATTTTGGTTTTAG
- a CDS encoding homogentisate 1,2-dioxygenase: MPFYHKLGKIPSKRHVQFRKEDGSLYAEQLFGTIGFDGMSTNSYHEQRPTQVKAIKKQYSVAPKIAKANHMQSYRFRGFQVKPENDYLESRKAVLTNSDCTIILAAPKQSTTEYFYKNSDADELIFVHKGTGKLRTHLGNLDFKYGDYLVVPRGIIYKMDFDTEDNRLFIVESRRPIYTPKRYRNWFGQLLEHSPFCERDLRQPQELETHNESGEFLMKVKKQDDMFEMIYASHPFDVVGYDGYNYPYAFSIHDFEPITGRIHQPPPVHQTFETDAFVICSFVPRLYDYHPESIPAPYNHSNIDSDEVLYYVDGDFMSRNDIDAGHISLHPAGIPHGPHPGATERSIGKVKTDELAVMVDTFKPLQITEEALKIADEDYYKSWLE; the protein is encoded by the coding sequence ATGCCTTTTTATCATAAATTAGGAAAAATTCCATCGAAACGACATGTACAATTTCGAAAAGAAGATGGAAGTTTATATGCCGAACAATTATTTGGTACTATAGGTTTTGACGGGATGTCAACCAATAGTTACCACGAGCAACGACCAACACAGGTCAAAGCCATCAAAAAGCAATATAGTGTTGCACCTAAAATTGCAAAGGCCAACCATATGCAATCGTATCGTTTTCGTGGTTTTCAAGTGAAACCCGAAAATGATTATCTAGAAAGCCGCAAAGCCGTCCTTACCAATAGCGATTGTACCATTATTTTGGCGGCTCCGAAACAATCCACAACAGAATATTTCTATAAGAATTCAGACGCTGATGAGTTGATTTTTGTTCATAAAGGAACAGGGAAACTTAGGACCCATCTTGGGAATCTCGATTTTAAATACGGAGACTACCTTGTGGTGCCAAGAGGAATCATATATAAAATGGATTTCGATACTGAAGATAATAGATTGTTTATTGTAGAGTCGCGCCGACCAATATACACACCAAAGCGCTATCGCAATTGGTTCGGGCAACTATTAGAGCACTCTCCTTTTTGTGAGCGCGATTTGCGCCAACCTCAAGAATTAGAGACGCACAACGAGTCTGGTGAATTCCTAATGAAGGTAAAAAAGCAAGATGATATGTTTGAAATGATTTATGCTTCCCATCCTTTTGATGTGGTAGGATATGATGGTTATAACTATCCCTATGCCTTTTCAATACATGATTTTGAACCCATAACAGGTAGAATTCATCAACCGCCTCCAGTACATCAAACTTTTGAAACGGATGCTTTTGTGATTTGCAGTTTTGTGCCCCGATTATATGATTATCATCCAGAAAGTATACCAGCACCATACAACCATAGCAATATAGATAGTGATGAGGTGCTGTATTATGTAGATGGCGATTTTATGAGTCGAAATGATATTGATGCGGGTCATATTAGCTTGCATCCAGCAGGTATTCCTCATGGACCACACCCTGGAGCGACCGAACGCAGTATTGGAAAAGTCAAAACTGATGAGCTAGCAGTTATGGTCGATACATTTAAACCTCTTCAAATTACAGAAGAAGCTTTAAAAATAGCAGACGAAGATTATTATAAATCTTGGTTAGAATAG
- the hppD gene encoding 4-hydroxyphenylpyruvate dioxygenase, producing the protein MAKEVKSVNYGLEKIFEDAQDFLPLLGTDYVEFYVGNAKQSAHFYKTAFGFQSYAYKGLETGSKDAVSYVLKQDKIRLVLTTPLNSKSPINAHIVKHGDGVKVIALWVDDARKSYEETTKRGAKSYMKPVVETDEFGEVVRAGIYTYGETVHMFVERKNYKGTFMPGFEKWESDYNPEPVGLKYIDHMVGNVGWGQMNTWVKWYEDVMGFVNFLSFDDKQIHTEYSALMSKVMSNGNGRIKFPINEPAKAAKKSQIEEYLDFYEDSGVQHIAVATDDIIKTVAKLKARGVEFLPPPPQSYYDMIPERLGEHRDMMKEDINKLQELSILVDADEEGYLLQIFTKPVEDRPTLFFEIIQRMGAKGFGAGNFKALFESIEREQAKRGTL; encoded by the coding sequence ATGGCAAAAGAAGTAAAAAGTGTCAATTACGGGTTGGAAAAAATCTTTGAAGATGCTCAAGATTTTTTACCACTTCTAGGAACAGACTATGTCGAGTTTTATGTTGGTAACGCTAAGCAATCGGCACATTTCTATAAAACAGCCTTTGGCTTTCAATCGTATGCTTACAAAGGTCTAGAAACAGGTTCAAAAGATGCTGTGAGCTATGTGCTAAAACAAGATAAAATTAGACTAGTATTAACAACACCATTAAATAGCAAATCGCCAATTAATGCCCATATTGTAAAACACGGTGATGGGGTAAAAGTAATCGCACTATGGGTAGATGATGCTAGAAAATCGTATGAAGAAACAACGAAAAGAGGGGCAAAGTCTTACATGAAGCCAGTTGTTGAAACCGATGAATTTGGAGAAGTGGTACGTGCAGGAATTTACACCTATGGAGAAACGGTACATATGTTTGTAGAGCGTAAAAACTATAAAGGGACGTTCATGCCAGGATTTGAAAAATGGGAATCCGATTATAACCCTGAACCTGTGGGCTTGAAATATATAGATCATATGGTAGGTAATGTAGGTTGGGGACAAATGAATACATGGGTGAAATGGTATGAAGACGTTATGGGATTTGTGAATTTCCTGTCTTTTGACGACAAGCAAATTCATACCGAATATTCAGCTTTAATGAGTAAGGTGATGAGTAATGGAAACGGCCGTATTAAATTCCCAATTAATGAACCTGCAAAAGCAGCTAAAAAATCACAAATAGAAGAATATCTTGATTTTTATGAAGATTCAGGGGTGCAACATATTGCAGTCGCAACAGATGATATCATTAAAACAGTGGCGAAATTAAAGGCTAGAGGTGTAGAATTCTTACCACCACCGCCACAGTCCTATTATGATATGATTCCTGAGCGATTGGGAGAGCATCGCGATATGATGAAGGAGGATATTAATAAATTGCAAGAATTATCAATTTTGGTAGATGCTGATGAGGAAGGTTATTTATTACAAATTTTTACGAAACCAGTGGAGGACCGTCCAACACTGTTTTTTGAAATTATTCAACGCATGGGAGCTAAAGGATTTGGGGCGGGTAATTTTAAAGCCCTGTTCGAATCAATAGAACGAGAACAAGCCAAACGCGGAACTTTATAA
- a CDS encoding DUF3108 domain-containing protein: MKKVLLIIAILFGVQVSFAQDKGAFQEGEWFKFKMSYSGWLKAGEATLKINEKELNGKKVYHVVGKGKTTGLINTVFKVRDRYESYFDKTTGSPYKFIRKIDEGGHTKDIEIDFNHQEQKATVNNKKYKNIKTIATEQGVQDMVSMYYYLRNSIDISTLRRGDEIKTNMFFDEENYGFKLKYLGKETIKVDINGSEVKVKTLKFRPYVMAGRVFKEEESLTLWVSADKNKIPLKIKADLAIGSLRADLVAFKGLKHSFQIEFDN; this comes from the coding sequence ATGAAAAAAGTACTACTTATAATTGCTATTCTGTTTGGTGTGCAAGTTTCTTTTGCCCAAGATAAAGGCGCATTCCAAGAAGGCGAATGGTTTAAGTTTAAGATGAGTTATAGTGGTTGGTTAAAAGCCGGAGAAGCCACGTTAAAAATAAATGAAAAAGAATTAAATGGGAAAAAGGTGTATCATGTCGTAGGAAAAGGAAAAACTACAGGTTTGATTAATACCGTTTTTAAAGTAAGAGACCGCTACGAAAGCTATTTTGATAAGACAACAGGCTCTCCATATAAATTTATAAGAAAAATAGACGAAGGAGGACATACTAAAGATATTGAAATAGATTTTAATCATCAAGAACAGAAGGCTACTGTAAATAATAAAAAGTATAAAAACATTAAAACTATTGCGACTGAACAAGGTGTTCAGGATATGGTTTCTATGTACTATTATTTAAGAAATAGTATTGACATATCTACTTTGAGACGCGGAGATGAGATAAAAACAAATATGTTTTTTGATGAAGAGAATTATGGTTTTAAATTGAAATATTTAGGTAAAGAGACGATTAAAGTAGATATAAATGGTTCAGAGGTTAAAGTGAAAACATTGAAATTTAGACCTTATGTTATGGCTGGTCGCGTATTTAAAGAAGAGGAAAGCTTAACACTATGGGTTAGTGCCGACAAGAATAAAATTCCTCTAAAGATAAAAGCAGATTTAGCAATAGGGTCTTTAAGAGCAGATCTTGTCGCTTTCAAGGGTTTAAAACACTCTTTTCAAATAGAATTTGACAATTAA
- a CDS encoding tryptophan 2,3-dioxygenase family protein, with product MPDQPKYDDIIKKLQTKYAKIDQDTEDHLYGLLYSKPITYWDYIQTDALLSLQTQRTTLPDEMVFIAYHQINELIFKMILWEIQQVAEKDELSVEFFENKIMRISRYFDMLTTSFNIMREGMEVEQYMKFRYTLTPASGFQSAQYRMIEFASTELINLIDYRFRKTIDRNTPFEHAFEHLYWQAAGKDYTTGKKSTLLTNFEKRYKGDFIRFMQTYNTKNLWSRFKELPEKDQEDESLVKAMRHFDYTVNITWVMAHYNAARHYIESGTGDGEATGGSDWKKYMHPKYQKRIFFPELWSEQELENWGENI from the coding sequence ATGCCAGACCAACCTAAGTACGACGACATTATTAAAAAACTTCAAACGAAGTATGCTAAAATAGACCAAGATACCGAAGACCATTTATATGGTTTGCTTTATAGCAAGCCAATTACATATTGGGACTATATACAAACGGATGCACTTTTAAGCCTTCAAACACAGCGTACAACTTTACCTGATGAAATGGTCTTTATAGCCTATCATCAAATTAATGAGCTCATTTTTAAAATGATTTTGTGGGAAATTCAACAAGTAGCCGAAAAGGACGAATTATCTGTTGAGTTTTTTGAAAATAAAATTATGCGTATCAGTCGGTACTTTGACATGTTGACTACCTCATTCAATATCATGAGAGAAGGAATGGAAGTTGAACAATACATGAAGTTTCGATACACGCTGACTCCAGCAAGTGGATTTCAAAGCGCACAATATCGCATGATTGAATTCGCGTCAACCGAATTAATCAATCTTATTGATTATAGATTTAGAAAAACCATTGATCGGAATACACCTTTTGAGCACGCTTTCGAGCATTTGTATTGGCAAGCTGCAGGGAAAGATTATACTACAGGTAAAAAATCAACTCTTTTGACGAATTTTGAAAAGCGATACAAGGGTGATTTTATTCGCTTTATGCAAACCTACAATACTAAAAATTTATGGTCACGCTTTAAAGAATTACCAGAAAAAGATCAAGAAGATGAAAGCCTAGTTAAAGCTATGAGGCACTTTGACTATACGGTTAATATCACTTGGGTGATGGCGCATTACAATGCAGCACGTCATTACATTGAAAGCGGGACCGGAGATGGCGAAGCTACAGGCGGAAGCGATTGGAAAAAATATATGCATCCTAAATACCAAAAACGCATATTTTTTCCTGAACTTTGGAGCGAACAGGAATTAGAAAATTGGGGAGAAAACATTTAA
- a CDS encoding peptidoglycan DD-metalloendopeptidase family protein, with protein sequence MQPKQLLIALFICIGFFSCKEEEKPELEQLQTFLEPEPDKEFGFVLEDYVVKRDTIRKGDSFGEILERNKIGYPKIFNIAEKAKDSFDIRKLQIGKPYTLLCSKDSLETPRCFIYQPNKEEYVVINFQDSIHAYTSRKPITYVEKTATGIIPDGMGISQLMIEQGLSPRLAYKMADEIYAWTIDFRRLQAGDRFKVIYTDKYIDDSVYVGVHDIKAVYFEHKKEPFYAFEFETDSVKQIRDYFNDEAKNLRRAFLKAPVQFSRISSRYNLNRRIAYYGYKLRPHKGTDFAASIGTPILATANGTVTESTRRRGNGKYVKIRHNATYSTQYLHMKAQNVKKGDFVKQGDVIGWIGMTGNTGGPHVCYRFWKNGKQVDPLREKLPEAKPISDSLKVKYLDYIAPVKVRLDNIQFEDNKIELPSESETLTSKIQ encoded by the coding sequence ATGCAACCAAAACAATTATTAATAGCACTTTTTATTTGTATTGGTTTTTTTTCATGCAAGGAGGAAGAAAAACCAGAATTAGAGCAATTACAAACCTTTTTAGAGCCAGAACCTGACAAAGAGTTTGGTTTTGTTCTCGAAGACTACGTTGTTAAAAGAGATACGATAAGAAAAGGAGATAGCTTCGGCGAAATATTAGAACGTAACAAAATTGGCTATCCTAAGATTTTTAATATCGCTGAAAAGGCCAAAGATAGTTTTGATATTAGAAAACTACAGATAGGTAAACCATATACCTTATTGTGCTCTAAGGATTCATTAGAAACACCTCGCTGCTTTATATACCAACCTAATAAAGAAGAATACGTCGTTATTAACTTTCAAGATTCTATTCATGCTTACACGAGTAGAAAGCCTATTACTTATGTTGAGAAAACTGCAACAGGAATTATACCAGATGGTATGGGAATTTCACAATTAATGATTGAACAAGGATTAAGTCCAAGATTAGCCTATAAAATGGCCGATGAAATATATGCTTGGACTATTGATTTTAGAAGACTTCAAGCGGGAGATAGATTTAAAGTGATTTATACTGATAAATATATAGATGATTCTGTATATGTAGGTGTTCATGATATTAAAGCCGTGTATTTTGAACACAAAAAAGAACCTTTCTATGCGTTTGAGTTTGAAACTGATTCTGTGAAACAAATTAGAGATTATTTTAATGATGAAGCTAAAAATTTAAGAAGGGCATTTTTAAAAGCACCTGTTCAATTTAGCCGGATATCGTCACGTTACAATCTCAATCGTCGAATCGCCTATTACGGTTATAAATTAAGACCACATAAAGGAACTGATTTTGCAGCATCAATAGGAACACCAATTCTGGCAACTGCCAACGGAACCGTCACCGAATCCACAAGACGACGAGGAAATGGGAAATATGTGAAGATTAGACATAATGCTACCTATAGCACTCAATACCTGCATATGAAAGCACAAAATGTTAAAAAAGGTGATTTTGTAAAGCAAGGAGATGTTATAGGTTGGATAGGGATGACTGGAAATACTGGTGGACCTCATGTGTGTTACCGTTTCTGGAAAAATGGAAAACAAGTGGACCCTTTAAGAGAAAAACTTCCTGAAGCCAAACCAATTTCAGATAGTTTAAAAGTAAAATATTTAGATTATATAGCACCAGTAAAAGTCAGGCTAGATAACATTCAATTTGAAGATAATAAAATTGAATTACCATCGGAAAGTGAAACACTAACGTCTAAAATACAGTAA
- the pgi gene encoding glucose-6-phosphate isomerase, with amino-acid sequence MALQTINPTTTEAWSKLQAHFKNIQSKHLNDLFAQHQDRVKDMTISWDDFYVDYSKHRISEDTMDLLLELAHEVKLKDAIEKYFGGDVINQTEGREVLHTALRNPEHTEVLVNGKNIMPEIYQVKGKIHRFSSDIINGSLKGYTDRPFTDVVNIGIGGSDLGPAMVVDSLTYYKNHLKTHFVSNVDGDHVNEVIKQLNPETTLFVIVSKTFTTQETLSNANTLRDWFLNNAPNDAVSKHFVAVSTNIEKVKSFGIDENNIFPMWNWVGGRFSLWSAVGLSISLAIGFDNFDKLLIGAHKMDEHFKTEDFKNNIPVITALLSVWYNNFFNAESEAIIPYSQYLNQFATYLQQGIMESNGKSIDRNGDTINYQTGTIIWGEPGTNSQHAFFQLIHQGTKLIPAEFIGFAKSLHGNQDHQDKLMSNFFAQTEALMGGKSRDAVKSELLAQGLSEEKIKELTPFKVFEGNKPTTTILIEKLTPESLGKLIAMYEHKIFVQGIIWNIFSYDQFGVELGKQLANTILKELNDENVINNHDASTQNLIKYYKSVK; translated from the coding sequence ATGGCATTACAGACAATTAATCCAACTACAACTGAAGCTTGGAGCAAATTACAAGCACATTTTAAAAATATTCAATCGAAACATTTAAATGACCTTTTTGCACAGCATCAAGATCGCGTGAAGGACATGACGATTTCTTGGGATGATTTTTATGTAGATTATTCCAAACATCGCATTTCAGAAGACACAATGGATTTACTCCTAGAACTGGCCCATGAAGTGAAATTAAAAGACGCCATAGAAAAGTATTTTGGAGGTGATGTAATTAACCAAACTGAGGGGCGGGAAGTTCTACATACAGCCTTACGTAATCCAGAGCATACTGAAGTTCTGGTTAACGGAAAAAATATAATGCCAGAGATCTATCAAGTGAAAGGTAAGATTCATAGGTTTTCAAGTGATATCATCAACGGATCATTAAAGGGTTATACTGATAGGCCTTTTACAGATGTCGTCAATATTGGTATTGGTGGTTCTGATTTAGGTCCAGCAATGGTAGTTGATTCTCTTACATATTACAAAAACCACTTAAAAACACACTTTGTAAGTAATGTAGATGGTGATCATGTGAATGAAGTGATTAAGCAGCTAAATCCAGAAACGACTTTATTTGTGATCGTATCTAAAACCTTTACGACGCAAGAGACCTTGTCTAATGCAAATACCTTGAGAGATTGGTTTCTAAACAATGCGCCTAATGATGCCGTTTCCAAGCATTTTGTTGCTGTTTCTACTAATATTGAAAAAGTAAAAAGCTTTGGGATCGATGAAAACAATATTTTCCCAATGTGGAATTGGGTTGGTGGCCGTTTTTCACTTTGGAGCGCCGTAGGATTATCCATAAGTCTTGCTATTGGGTTTGATAATTTTGATAAGCTTCTTATCGGCGCTCATAAAATGGATGAGCATTTTAAAACAGAAGATTTTAAAAATAATATTCCTGTGATTACAGCACTTTTAAGTGTTTGGTATAATAATTTTTTTAATGCTGAAAGCGAAGCGATTATTCCATATTCGCAATATTTAAACCAATTTGCGACCTACTTGCAACAAGGTATTATGGAAAGTAACGGAAAAAGTATCGATAGAAATGGAGATACTATCAATTATCAAACAGGAACTATTATTTGGGGAGAACCAGGAACTAATTCTCAGCATGCGTTTTTTCAATTGATTCATCAAGGCACCAAATTAATACCTGCAGAGTTTATTGGATTTGCTAAATCCCTTCATGGAAATCAAGATCATCAGGATAAGTTGATGTCTAACTTTTTTGCTCAAACCGAAGCGTTAATGGGTGGAAAGTCGAGAGATGCGGTTAAATCAGAATTACTTGCTCAAGGGCTTTCCGAAGAAAAAATAAAAGAATTGACACCTTTTAAAGTTTTTGAAGGGAATAAACCAACAACAACTATCTTAATTGAAAAATTAACTCCAGAAAGCTTAGGTAAACTCATAGCAATGTATGAGCATAAGATTTTTGTTCAAGGAATTATTTGGAACATCTTTAGTTACGATCAATTCGGCGTGGAGTTAGGAAAGCAACTCGCAAATACCATTTTGAAGGAGCTAAATGACGAAAATGTTATCAACAATCACGACGCATCTACACAAAACCTTATCAAATACTACAAAAGCGTTAAATAG